Genomic segment of Clostridium sp. Marseille-P299:
CTTGTGGGGGCTATTTCATTTTTATTTGTTTCCCGGGCAGTCGAGTATTTTGTGATAAATCAGGAGGTAGAGCGTATCTCCGCTTATTACCGTGCGATCGCCACCTTACATACGCAGGATACGGACGATGTCACCAATGGTATCTCTATTGTCAAGGACAGTAAATACGTGGCGTTCGACGACAACTGGCGGATGTCCACGGGTGTACTTCAAGGGTTATATAATCCAGACATTGACGGAACCAGCAGTGATTACCCCGGTTCCCCCGTCTCTTCTGTCGGGCTGAATGTTAGCGATATATTAATATACGGAACGATTGATTCAAAGGAGATTTTAGAAATACCGTCAGATTTGCACAGGTTAACTGAAACTCAATACCAGGTTAATTTTAAGGTGGACTATGTGGAAGCTGGTTATCCTGAACGTGTGAGGGTTGGACAGCTTGTTACGCTGTCCCTCGACGATGAAAGTGAAGAGGTTGCAAAAGAACTGTATGAGTCCCTCAACCAGGGCGTACGTTATTTCCTTCGGGCGTATTACAATCCCGACTCAAAGGAATTCCGACTCAAGCCAATCATCGGTGAGTTGTGGGCTTTTCCCGTTCAAGCAGGAGAAACCATTGACTTTAGTTCCGATGAGTGGGCAGACTTTGCCAATGAAGTAGCGGTACTAAAGGAAAATCAAAGCACTATGCTAGTTGTCGGCTTAAAAGACATGAGCGCTCAACCTATGGTGCAACCTACCTATTCCAAGGAAGGTCGCTACTATTTGGTTGATGGGCGATGGCTGAATATGGAGGATAACAACAATGCCAACCGTGTCTGTATGGTACGCCAAGAGTTTGCCCAGCTTCGCGGCTTGTCGGTGGGAGATAGGATTACGCTGACGATGAGGGAATTAAAAACGCTGTATTATGGATATATCATATTCGGCGAGGATTGGGATCATTGGGAAAACTACGATACGTATACCGAGACGTTTGAGATTGCGGGTATTTATAACATTATGACCACAAGTAGCACAGGATTAACTTCACGCAATCTCCGAGTTTTCATACCAGATTCCTGTATGCCCGTTGAAATCGGTATCTTAGGGAATACTCAAAGTTCCTATAGTTTTGTCCTGAACTCGCCTAGAGACATACAGTCATTCACCGAAGAGACCAGCACTGCGTTATCGGCAATCGGTATGCGTGCGGTGTTTATGGACAACGGATGGGAGACTTTCAATGCGTCAACCGAACCGATATTAAGTTCCACGTCTTTGAATGCACTGGTATCTGGACTGACTCTCATCCTAGCACTGCTTCTAGCTGTGTTCCTTTATCTACGTGGACGCAGGCACGACTTTGCCATCCTGCGAGCCTTGGGAGTATCTAAGAAGGCCACCGTTTTCTGGATGCTCTTGCCGATGCTAGTGATTGGCGGCGGTGGCACCATCATAAGCGGGGTTTTATCATGGAGGTACACACTTGGGAAAGTTTTTAAGACGCTGGCTTCGCTTAAAGGCTCCACGGAATTTACAGTGTCTGCGTCGCTACCTCTTACCTGGCTAGCCTTACTTTGTATTAGCATCGTAGCTTTTATGATTACTCTTACGTTTTTCGGGGTGTTGTCACTTGCCAGCCAGCCAGTCTTGATGTTACTTTTGAATACTGGTTCACGAGTAAAGCAGAATAAAAAAGTTGGTAACACAGTCAACGAAATCAAAGAGGATAATACTTCCCCTGTGAGAGGGAGCACTGCGGCAAACATAGTTTGCAGCATCGGCAAAAACCCAGAGTCTCATACGAATCTTGGGTTTGCCCAAATTACCCGCTATGTATTCCACCATATCGTCCGCGCCCCCCTTAAAACCTGTCTTGCGATTGTTTTGCCAATGTGTTCTATCGCAGCTATTGGGTGGATACATCAAACGATAGTATTCAGCACCGGTGAAGTAGCACGTCTTTATGAAACAACCGTCGTAACCGGTGACATCATCAAAGGTAATACAACTTCGTATAATGGAGGAGAGAGTGGTTCATTTATCAGAAAACAAACGATTGACGACCTCGTGAGCACAGGTTATATCAAAGATATGTATGTGGAATCAGCAGCGGAAGCTGTTGTTTATCCTATGATAGATGGTATATTACAACTTAATATTGCCAAAAGTGGTATCGTTTTGTACGGATTTGACAGGCCAGAGCACTTTTTCTCAGGGAGCGGCAAAAACATTAAAATAGAATATTCAGGAAGCATAAGTGAAACTCTTTTTACCAAGAAATTCTCTTCAGACAGTGACATAATCTCGACGGGAGAGCCTCCACCTGCGGTGCTTCCAAAAATGCTAATGGAGCGCTTAAGCGTACAAATTGGAAATGTGATAAATATTGAAAGTGGCTACAAAGCCTACACATTTAGAGTGGCAGGGCAGTATTCCGAGCCGATTGCTGGCAACCTTGGCTCCAGTGTGGAGACCATTCTTATGCCGTTATCTATGCTTACACTCTTAAAAGAAGGTGAGCTATTGTACATCTCGGCAGAATTTGTGATAGACCCAGCAAAGAATAGAGACTTAGCGTCGTTTCGAGAAGAAGCCGAAAGCATTGTTATGCGGTCTGACGCTGGGGTTGTTGAGCTTAGGTTATTGCTTTGGGATGAAGAACTTACCAAGGTCGTTGGTCCTCTAGAAAAAAACATTGAGCTGTTAACCGTACTCTACCCAGTAGTTGTAGTGGTGTCAACGTTGATTGCCATTGTATTATCACTGCTGTTGATTACGCAGCGATCGAAAGAGACAGCCATTATGAGGATACTGGGGGCAACGAAGTTACGCGTTCGTATCGCACTCACTTTAGAGCAAGCCATACTTTGCCTCACCGGGGCTATCATAGGCTTGATATTGGTTACGTTATTAAACGGAAGTACAATTTCATTACCAGGTTCTGTTGTGCTGTGTGCTTTCGTTTACTTCGCTGGAACATTACTTGGAGCGGTTGTTGGTGCAGGCTTTGCTGTCGAACGCAGCCCTCTTGAACTTTTACAGGTCAAAGAATAGGAGGAACAGACATTGCTTAAACTTGAAAATGTTGGATATCGATATAAACAGGGTGACCGCGATGCACTGACCGGAATAAATTGTACGTTTGATAGCGAATTGTTTCATGCTATTATTGGGACTTCTGGTAGTGGAAAAAGCACGTTGTTATCTCTTATGGCAGGACTTGATAAACCAGGAGTCGGCAGAATATCGATCAATGGCGAAGATTTGTCAAAACTTAACTTAGACCGCTACCGCCGGGAACAAGTGTCAATGATCTTCCAAGCCTTTCAGCTGTTCCCTATGCTTTCTGCAATCGAAAATGTTATATATCCAATGGAATTAAACGGCGTGCCGCTTAAGCAAGCTAAGATGAGGGCTATGGAGCTTCTAGGTGCGGTGGATATAACGAAAGAGAAACATCGACGTTACCCATCGCGATTATCGGGCGGTGAACAGCAGCGGGTGGCGATAGCACGTGCATTGGCAGGTGGTGCTCGGATACTATTAGCGGATGAGCCCACAGGAAACTTGGATACTGTCAATGGTAACCGAGTGATTGAAATTCTTAGCAATCTCGCACACAACGACGGTTACTGTGTTATTGTAGTCACTCACGATTTGAGTATTGCGAACTCCGCTGATCGCGTGTATCGCATGACCGATGGGATACTTGCTGAAGAAAATAGGTAGGATAGATATGAAATTTTTTCAAGGAAATTTAAAAAAAATATTAGATTTTTTTTCTGCAACTGCTTATTGTATGTCACTTTCGTGGAATTCATCACGATTTTACACAATTACCAGAATTGTATGTCAAATTTTACTATCTATGTTTACGATTGTTGTTTCTTACACTGGGAAATATATCATTGATCTATTAACGGGTGAGTGGGTTCAGAAAGATGCAAGACAAATGCTTTTCAATCTGTTTTTCTGGCTTTTGATTGTGACTGTTTTTCGTTCTCTTGGACAAAAGGTAATGTTGTATTGTCAATCTATGCAAAGTGATAAAATTAACGGGTATCTTTCGGCTATGATGATCTCACAATCGCTCAATGCGGACTTGGAGTATATTGATAACCCTAAGTTTCATGATAAATTTACATCTGCCACTCGCGATATGTCGATGGTAGCTCATATTTTGTGGAATGTGCTCTCTTGTCTTAGTGCAATGGTGTCATTCATTATCTCGTTTACCATTTTGAGCCAAATAAATATACTTTATGGATTAATCATGATTGTTGTAGCAATTCCGTCATCTATAGCTACGTCTAAATACACAAAAGTATTATTTGAGCTAAGTTTGGAACAACTCAATGGAGAGCGAAAGAAGAGCTATTATCAAAGTATTGCTATAGATCGTCGTTATGCCCAAGATTTACGCTTGTTTAACGCAGAGAAGTATCTGAGAAACCGCTATATAATATTGTGGGAAAAACTGTTTAAGGAAAGAAAAAAGATTACGAAGATAAGAACGATTATCACGTGCCTAATGGATCTATTGCCCGAGCTAGCCATTGTGATTATCGGGATAAATATTGCACTTGGCGTGATGTCAGGCTTTGGCACGGTAGGGGATTATTCTTTATATACTGCTCTTATTAGCCAACTTTGGGCTTCGATATCGTTGCTTTCATCTTCAGCAAT
This window contains:
- a CDS encoding FtsX-like permease family protein, coding for MKLNVLFRSTIRQPVRSVLLFLLVGAISFLFVSRAVEYFVINQEVERISAYYRAIATLHTQDTDDVTNGISIVKDSKYVAFDDNWRMSTGVLQGLYNPDIDGTSSDYPGSPVSSVGLNVSDILIYGTIDSKEILEIPSDLHRLTETQYQVNFKVDYVEAGYPERVRVGQLVTLSLDDESEEVAKELYESLNQGVRYFLRAYYNPDSKEFRLKPIIGELWAFPVQAGETIDFSSDEWADFANEVAVLKENQSTMLVVGLKDMSAQPMVQPTYSKEGRYYLVDGRWLNMEDNNNANRVCMVRQEFAQLRGLSVGDRITLTMRELKTLYYGYIIFGEDWDHWENYDTYTETFEIAGIYNIMTTSSTGLTSRNLRVFIPDSCMPVEIGILGNTQSSYSFVLNSPRDIQSFTEETSTALSAIGMRAVFMDNGWETFNASTEPILSSTSLNALVSGLTLILALLLAVFLYLRGRRHDFAILRALGVSKKATVFWMLLPMLVIGGGGTIISGVLSWRYTLGKVFKTLASLKGSTEFTVSASLPLTWLALLCISIVAFMITLTFFGVLSLASQPVLMLLLNTGSRVKQNKKVGNTVNEIKEDNTSPVRGSTAANIVCSIGKNPESHTNLGFAQITRYVFHHIVRAPLKTCLAIVLPMCSIAAIGWIHQTIVFSTGEVARLYETTVVTGDIIKGNTTSYNGGESGSFIRKQTIDDLVSTGYIKDMYVESAAEAVVYPMIDGILQLNIAKSGIVLYGFDRPEHFFSGSGKNIKIEYSGSISETLFTKKFSSDSDIISTGEPPPAVLPKMLMERLSVQIGNVINIESGYKAYTFRVAGQYSEPIAGNLGSSVETILMPLSMLTLLKEGELLYISAEFVIDPAKNRDLASFREEAESIVMRSDAGVVELRLLLWDEELTKVVGPLEKNIELLTVLYPVVVVVSTLIAIVLSLLLITQRSKETAIMRILGATKLRVRIALTLEQAILCLTGAIIGLILVTLLNGSTISLPGSVVLCAFVYFAGTLLGAVVGAGFAVERSPLELLQVKE
- a CDS encoding ABC transporter ATP-binding protein, whose translation is MLKLENVGYRYKQGDRDALTGINCTFDSELFHAIIGTSGSGKSTLLSLMAGLDKPGVGRISINGEDLSKLNLDRYRREQVSMIFQAFQLFPMLSAIENVIYPMELNGVPLKQAKMRAMELLGAVDITKEKHRRYPSRLSGGEQQRVAIARALAGGARILLADEPTGNLDTVNGNRVIEILSNLAHNDGYCVIVVTHDLSIANSADRVYRMTDGILAEENR
- a CDS encoding ABC transporter ATP-binding protein, which translates into the protein MKFFQGNLKKILDFFSATAYCMSLSWNSSRFYTITRIVCQILLSMFTIVVSYTGKYIIDLLTGEWVQKDARQMLFNLFFWLLIVTVFRSLGQKVMLYCQSMQSDKINGYLSAMMISQSLNADLEYIDNPKFHDKFTSATRDMSMVAHILWNVLSCLSAMVSFIISFTILSQINILYGLIMIVVAIPSSIATSKYTKVLFELSLEQLNGERKKSYYQSIAIDRRYAQDLRLFNAEKYLRNRYIILWEKLFKERKKITKIRTIITCLMDLLPELAIVIIGINIALGVMSGFGTVGDYSLYTALISQLWASISLLSSSAMQIYDNQIKINNIKELENFRNRVIEERKIHLERIDSITFDHVSFSYPGANFLALDDINFHMKREEKVALVGLNGSGKSTLIKLLLRFYDPDDGVILINGINIKNYSMTELRSNFSVYFQEMQNYSFVLRDNFAISDQKIEDIDIIVQSALANASCEDILRKVNGNLGTSITRFFDEDGVELSGGQHQKLALARALFRSHTALILDEPSSNLDPKAEHMILQSLHTLTQGKMTIFTSHRLSNVFLADRIIVLENGKIIEDGTQDELLKNKQRYFELFRYQQEKYCGGDKTNADCID